tacataaaggatagttatactttagcccaactttattgggatacataaatgatagttatactttagcccaactttattgggatacgtaaatgatagttatactttagcccaactttattggaatacataaatgatagttatacttcagcaaaactttattgggatacataaatgatagttatactttagcccaacttcattgggatacataaataacAGGCgaaaattctctttcgaatttatccttggagaaacgggcaaaatCTATATGGGACAATGTATTCactctgtttggttatatagctACTgcttttcataaataaatccCATGCAGTACGCTGTAtcacaaaataaacttttaccTTACCTATAAAAAGTACGTAATGAATTGAAAACCGAAATTGCAggatttattttcgtaatcacatcgacaatcgttttattggtaacatattctgcgagtccagattgaaagggttagaaaaaagttattttctgacgtatattccatatatcttaCACATATATCCACATGACCCATTTGGTTAAACCACATATTGAAAACGTGCGAGAAATACTAattaggtaaataaaaaaagttaaaccaaataaaaaaaaagacgaaagtatggtcaaatcgtttgacacagataaatcaacaacaaccaatgaaaataaaacattttgggtgtTCCATAGTCCCCAAtaaaatcctccaatcatattagaataaaaccccacaatatgttatgcgtagtgaataactctcaaaacaaactttattaaaaatgttagagcaactttattgggataaataaatgatagttatactttagcccaactttattgggatacataaatgatagttatatgTTAGCCCAACTTTCTGGGGATACATAAATggtagttatactttagcccaattttattggaatacataaatgatagttatacgttaGTCCAAGCAGGTTGGAATCACAGTCCCTCCAAGTTCAGGACACTTGGTCTAAATCTGGGCCTATACTGAACCCAGTATAGGCCCAGTACGTAAAATCCCAcatgggaaacaataagatgctttgaatatggagctcctcgaggaagtcttgagattaaaatttgttataatacacgtatatagaaacgaaattttataataaaactgaatttgcattacaagtaatttcgtattgaaacaagagaaaattctctttcgaatttatccttggagaaacgggcaaaactacacacaaactggatattctttggggatgaacaaaatattcgcaagagttattatgaaatgttaaatttctgttacgaagctttagcgaattgaaatgcccgctttttttgcttaacgatttgacaagtgctattcgttaaatgtaaaattcattccaataatatatcaacaaacggaaacggaaacttcatttatttacttacaaagttttctctaactaatttttaaaaaatcaattgtaactttattcgatttagtaactccaagaaatttattttttgtgtaatgttgtttattcatacttttgaataatcaactgattctgaaaattaaatatttcgatgtttacctggacaagttgttttataaattcaaaacccagtttgttttttctttaattctttttcgcacgatttataagttatttgatcacaatttccagaaaaaatataaaagctccttaataatattttttatcatgaaaaaagTTAAGTATAGATTAAACAACTTGAGGTagacaatccaaacaacaagtttttatagccgtttattgtatttatttttggaaaaactcacatggtaaacgaagctgtgtttgAGAAAGCTTTCTAgaaggatgagatctgataacagctcttttggattctctctaattaattaaaagtccaatttcaagcattatttcgagataaattgtacagtccaaaagctcaactgtcctcatcaaaaataaagattaataacgtcataagctcgaattcagtatcaaaatggatcgtGTTGGACAACGCGCgttgatttaattattgagttaacctcaaatcaaaagttcgcagatttaaataatctacaaatgaatatttatgaaatttaaaaaattctttctgTTCAAGAAACGTCAAGTATAtagttcttcttttttaattgggtaatttaaaaattgtaatactgcgcgtcgtcgttttataacccAACGGCTTTTGGTGTGCTATTACGTTTAAACGAATAccagtttaaaaatttaattaatctttTATCTTCATCCCATGAAATCTTTGATCAAACTCGGaattgtcagaaatatcatgaggctTTGAATACTACGAGGTATAACCGAAACTTAAGTTcccttttttatatcttttagtAGCAGTGCTTTGATCGCTGCTCCGACATGATTATTAACATATAATAGTTGGAAAATTCAGTTTTGTGGACAGGTATATTTCTGACACAACAGCCTTGGAAATCGCGCGCGgagttgtgcatacaaaagctaatagtttccctcgttaacacagttataataatttaaaatcccttacggctcaaagtcccgcagatttttctacaaatagaGTTTGTATCAAACATccgtacgaaaaatattttttaagtctcttataatctattttcaagcaaaaatcTATCATGTACCCCCGCCccgagtttttttaaaattttggaaaagacgAAATAAGTTATAagtcaccaaatttaattgctgcgaattttaaagtcaaaagtttatgttacatttatgtaagaaacaacgaaaaaagagaatgaaaattaaagttggatgatcgagaataatgatccaaagatattagatggtgtgaagattgatttggaaagaaaagggaTGAGAAATTAGGGGTTAATAACTATGTATAGGTACAAATGGGAGGTATTGGTAAATTATCTTAAGTTTTAGGATAAACTTACCTTGAAAAGGGCTTGAAAAAAAACTCCCGGAGTtattagtaaatacaaataatcgtaattgcttaagaaattgtataataatgattctgaatatctatattttgtgcttcaattaacaaaattcttttgctattcttagttttatccttaacattgtcttttttataagaaaattcattatcttcagacgtatcgcaattaatagatgtaataacaccgtccgattgcattttaaatctcttcatacttcgatgtttgatgttttcttctttggtagcttcaggttttggtttggaattatctcgagcgctcgaactcgttgggacgctacaatcggtattactatccgtagcgggtgtatcacttctcaaattttccataattttgcgtttataaaTCAAAGGATCCGGTTTaattgcatcgcaaaagcaacgcttctcttttctcaacctagacatatcggttttgaatttatatcaatatttgacatacgaacgcgataatgtcaaatttaactaaaatagccccaaaaaatattttgttttttacaattgattatttattattgattattacataattattataaccatgaaatatttttcttcttttttatactaataaaaataaatggatttccccaaaaaaagtaataaaagtctacaaaCTATATAAATGTGTTGAAATCCTCCACGGACTCCCGGAGTCCGAATGGTGGctttccggatttcgagataactaatgtaaatacatactgaggaaccctatctttatgtgggatttctacagatcctcgtcttcttttccatacgcttcctggtgATATCTAACACCTCCAAAGAATATAGATTGAGCATCAAGCAACTTCTAGGTACCTTTCTTATTACATTCGACATATTTACTCTGATTTTAACTTTCCGGAAGAGTTTTGCCTGCGTAGATTGTCCCATTAACGTCTATCTTCCACCATCTTCAACGGTTTCTTTATGGTTCTGTAGCTAATACCACAGACGGATTCAGGTTCTATAAAGGATATGCCTGCTACTATTTTAGAGATTCTGTCAGTAATTTCGTTACCCTCTAATACagtgtgtcccggaatccattgcaGGGTAGTAGTTTAGATATTAGAGCCCTAACCGCTGCTTGCCCAGATTTTCAGAGTATTTGATACATTAATAGTTTCCTTAAAGTCATATTTCaggtttggttatttttttgctaattccGTCTCTGAACGTTCTGGTTGACTACATAACGTTGTAATTCAATTCTTAGGATGTCGtattcaagaatatttttttctaaactttagTAAAGAAATTCAAGGATGttgatatataaacataaagttttttcacGTTTCCGAACCGCCTTTTCAGTCAGCAAAAGACGATGTAGactagtttcaattttacatgacatatactttttcaatttgcatGGCGCCATACCCTACAACTAGAAAATACATGTGAGTAGCGTTCAACttaaataatcgtttttctaagtggaattaaatgattatagtacaagatgtaaattttcacttgcagaagaaaaatgttcattaataatcccctattttgagaagaaacggTTAGTTCTTCAAGTGGAAACATTTTccataaactatattaaaatttggatcTAAAACGACGAATTagttgaaaacaaacaaataataaatgattgtgttgtttgttgttggagacgtatatgttttaatcatcagttgtagtaattacagaaaaatgaaaactataaaatgctctgaattgatttagagatgtaatgtttataaatttatgaaaatattaaaaattattttcaaaaaaaaaatcgaaataaacttgtacgatattaaagaaaaattaaaataaggtGGTTGACtgtgtttttatgtgaaaaactaatttgatttgCGTACATATATGGAACGGTctaaacaaacatgttttttgatattgaaattacataaaaacttctataaattgatcctacagaataggattttttttcctttacagaacagtaaaaagtgaaaagttaTAACTACATAATGAACATTTTAGAGTATGATATGAAGTTGTAAACAATTGTAATTGCCGTGAAAACATACTTCGTTCTttaaacttcgtaattttcggtctGACTATTTACCTAAGTTTTACCCCAAACGCGGCGTCTCTTAACCACGGCAATTAGAGAGTTTTCACaccaaaaagtttccaatattcgattttcatcataattcctcatgaagatttttttttgttggcaAATATCTTGTAGAAGCCTATAGATATTTGtcgtcagtgtgtgaagtaacttttcttaatttcaaaactttcccattttctgaaaaattctactattaaatggcaaacagaaacatcatctaaatagttttagtttaaaaataacaaggtataagacatcaatcaatccaaaatatgagtcaaactcactttatttacaatccaaattaaaaatataatgatatgaatataaactatctttagaaatttaaatacccggatctgatCGACGGTTATTCAACAAGTCATAAAACATTCTAATCcaggagcttttggcgaacattttctaatcaaagtgtaattctaactagagtttccatagataattcaattgttttatcctaatttcacaaaatctggttgcaattgtgaagaatcagcgATCAATGTCGAATTTGGCGAagaatcaattgaactactcatattattggttgttatactaatagatggagtattgtcgatattctcagtagttctagaatcactaacgTCTCTCCGAATCAAGTCTTAACAGCTCTCGAAGATGTTGAAGCTTGATGGAGGAGTTTGTCCGAGTTGTCTaaggatcaaaaaccttctgaagaaatcccaaaaatatgtaaccagtgaaggttattaccttatattcgaaccgccctcgtattaaaagtttacaattcatcagcatataaatcttggttgataatatttggaacaaaaaaaataagagttcgatgaaaaacggtttatctcgatttctggcagtcttatagaagtcttatagaaaaaagttaaatgaaaaagttgtaaaaaattaaaagatctataactttcatttcaatattttttttacataaactcaaaatttaaccGAAATTTGTGgtttgctttttacataaaaaagcccacattctaatatctagttctacaacaataattgacagtttatatatcaaaattgacagatctgttttgacacctgtcataatcactgattcgtttactataataatgaacatgaatatattaagAAGAACAACCAACTatacttccacgcaaacggaatgtacattccccatagtacttttggagaaattacctcttgtaccaccaagacattctttacgtagaaaaagtcttaataccaacgattcgatcgttataactaaaagtaaatcgtgcgtaatccgtaaattaccttcacattatagtaatttcgctaaatctataaagaagaatcaaacggtgaattccacgttgaccgacatcgataaaccgataataactaaatcgaagaaaaccgttagattcgtgagtccagttgaaagaagcgtTGGAGATTTGAATGTACCTATAATGTTAAGCAAACCTACTAGTTATAAACAAGATCTTaaactgggtactattattgaaaacgataacgAAGATACGACAGTACCTCAACTAGAAGTAGCTTTCGATGAAGACGCAGTTGATACTTCTAATCGtgaagaaaaaccagacaatgattcTGAAAATTTAGATTGTTGTTTAgattgtatgaataaatttatttaaatatatatataagttgttgttttttttgaacattattcaaaattatattttctgaacatcgtcgttactttaacagcttcattctaccaccgtctgcaacttttattacgaatttccatgttttatatattacatgcattattgtttttggatattttttgtgataaaatgtataccagtttttttattacatttttaattattcaaaatgcatatttattcctctccCTATAGaaagatggatacataaacacgaaccaatcAACTCTAATTGGAAAAGTGTCatggaaaataaatacaaaaaagcgCGCGTGcaccataaaaaaagcaaattgatgtgaatcggggAGTGATTATTTAACCGATGaacgtgtttggttttctatatttttctaaaaatttgttgtatccattatgagcaattgtttttgattttttttttggtttccaaTATATAGAGGGTGATGGATTTTGggttggaactcaacaacaacgaaaatatcattttttaaaataaattttgcactgttaaatatttttcttaagaCTTACACGTTaccttttgtttttgtatattttttgtacgtttttagatgttcttttattaaatttttactactaactacatatttagtatgatttttgtctatttttcgacattattacaatttctttttgaaatactaataaaaatttgacgatttcaaaataaaagactccaaaaatcaagaaaatttagaagtagGAACATATTAGaaagtctaaaaaataagaaattaaataaacatatacaaAAGTCAGATAAAGCTTTCGAAAAATTAGAAATCTATGCGGGAGGTTTCGAGGGCCTAAATGCTCttaaaataaacagtttatcttcagtttctgaagatgatataacttggttattgaaacgcgcgtcaatctatatcggTGTGAACAATGTATtcagtctgtttggttatatagccactgctttttataaataattcccttgcagtacgctgtatatcaaaataaacttgtacatttcgtataaacaatatgtaatgaattaaaaaccgaaattgcaGGATATGTTGTGATGTCTGCTAGTCAAAaacggatattttaaatttcaaaaagtcataaaaaaacatcacgaattcgtaataaaacaaacaatatccaatagaaagtttgattattaaattttatacaacaaactagctgacccggctacgcgttgctgtggctgaagtttttgttatattacatTATAGTAAACAATCTAAGAGGAACGATAAAAGAACATCAGACACGGAGTCCACTATGCTTATTTACACAGATggtatttgacaaaaaaaaatggtgatCTCCTTATTTGACTTTCTACTACTATAACCCTTTagtacaatgaaattatttacgAACAAAGACGAAAATGTTGATGGTGGTATACAAATTCACTGGATTGAGATTTGAAGGGGAAGTACGTTGaacacaattaattaaaatgttctTACACTTGATATTAAGCagaaatcaatacaaaataaaaatttatcagatttattatttccatttaattttataacaaataagtatattacagtataatacagtaaataacatGTGACGCTTAAACATCATGAATGAGGTAGGCAAGGCAGACAGTCTTAAACTTTTAAACATTAATGTctctttttttgaattataaatactttcaatttcaatttaatttaacacCAATCGGTGCACAATGTTTTTGGTTAACCTGTCTTTAGCTAACACAAATAGATTCGACGGTTTCCCAACACGTGAACACGCAACATATAGTTGCCCATGAGAAAAACATGGATTTTCCAAATCTAAACCACAAATGGACATTGTTTGACCTTGAGATTTATTTATAGACATGGCGAAAGCTAAACGAATTGGAAACTGTAGCCTTTTGAAGGGTATGGTAGAATCTGATGGTATCATCGGAATACGTGGCAGCAAAACCACTTTTCCTTTAAACTTCCCAGCCAAAATGGTTGCTTCAAGAATGTTACCGGTGATCTTTTTGATGACCAAACGCGTACCGTTACATAATTGAGGCGGATTCAAATTACGGAGGAGAATAATAGGGGAACCAATCTTTAATCGAAGATTATGTGGTGGCATTCCAGGTATAtctaatgaatttaaaaattcaatcggAAAATTTACACtttcattttcatcaacaaCAGTATCGATTGATTTAAAAGACATCAGATCGCCTGGTAACAACTGTTGTATCTGGAAGTTAATTTCGTCAACATCAACGTTTTTGGCTGCCAAAATCGCCCGTTGACTGAGCCATTCatgattcaaataattattctgtATATCCGGGAAAATACTCTGaatcaattcatttttatcCTGAACAACAGTGCAAAAATTGTCTGGTAGTTTAATGCATTGCGTATTTGGTTGCAGTTCTATTTTACCGTTCCCAATATCTAGTAGTTGTTCGGAAAATATTTGTGCTGATGGATCATTTTGCAATTGTACTCGCATATTTATGGTCAATCGAAGTGTTTCAACAcactgagaaaaaaaaaattgaaaatcattctaattaagttttataattatgtGATAATACTGACATgtacatatttaaattatagagtttaaataataatttcaataagaattgaaatactaatttaatcgtttaaatataagaaaaaaaatctgaaaaacttGTTATCATAGCACATTGAAATAATAAGtgctaaataatttttaatagagattaaataaaaacaataaaaaaaaatatttgtacaacTATTGAAAAAGTGTAGGAAATTgtgtatcattttttcattgacattttaattaaattttataattatgtgataatacttacatacatatattcaaattaaattataaagttttGATCAATGAAGCACAAATAAGTAAAAAGCAGGATTAATTTCACTGTATTATCTTCATTATAATATGAATTCAATTAACATTTCAGTCTAAGTAACACGTGGCCGGCTATGCTAacaccaaaaatttaaaaagtggaaataattgaattatgcgGTATTTCGTTcactacaaaataaatttaattaattttatagcgTCAACAACACGTGGTAATTATGCTGTGAAAATGTAGCTTATATGACACGTTCGTAGATTTACCATAGCAGCGCCATCTATTGATTACTTACTCAACCCAGTCGAAAGGTATCGACATCTGTTAGAATCATTTGGAGTTAACAGATAATTGTGACTGTCAAATAATAACAGACGAataattagcaataaattaaaattgcgaCTATAATTTGAGATTTAAACTATCCTATCTATCAAGTTGGATCGAACTGCACATGGTgtgcaaattttattataatcggTTAAGTGGTTTAGGAGTCCATTGAGGACAAACATTGTGACAcgagatttatatatattaagatattaaaacataataattcattcagttttacgaattgagaaaggtaattggctaaaaatcgattatgatcggttattcgagtggtaatcgttttgattgtcaaaATATCCCAAAGCGTTTCAatacacaatgaaattcgaatgtccaaaaaagtggcttaaaatataaggaataGACAGTGCCGGATTGACAGTTGTAATATGGCATTAATAaatctcgtctaaactttgctacacaatattttactgtttataacgAACTAGCAATCTCGCCCAGCGTAGAATTCAGTTCAGCTTCCATATTatttgggctaatgcctttcaaataaaagttttgtatatattgtgtactttctaatatttttcaaataactaccgccatctctaggtcaggctaggtacttgtgGGAGCACCCACTCCATTGataatttctctaaaacgacctcgttgataaattttttatccgGAATGTTTTACGCAACGTATTTTTTTTGGGGGGGTGGGGGGTATATTTCATGTCTCCCTTTTTTTTCCAGGACGTACATGAAGTTCTAACGGCGAGTAAAACTTTACGTTGTAAActgttggaaatggaaaacaaaaggtGAACCTCCTCGTCGAGTTTATAAACTGTGTTAcagagaaattttgttgtaactgttcattaaattagatcattgaatacaattattgttgatttgatagtcgaaattattttattttgcaaatggacgttcacatgtattttttgatatataaaataatctcggatcttattttccttataggtaatgtatctctccctaagtccacttatttctggttcctagaaatccaccaatatttttttatgataattgacaatttctttttagaaaaaacggtttctataaacaaatttagtttgttatttcgaatacgacagttctgagaaacaaatgtcggtttattttcgaaaaacaaagtttctgaagaccaattttggtttgttttgaaacataaagtttctacaaacaaaatttggtttctaattgcaaAAGAAAGTCTCTTGtgacaatatatttttgttttcgaaaaacaaagtttctaaagacaaattttgttttttatcgaattggcaattcccgaagtcaaattttggtttgctttttaaaaaacaaagtttctaaagacgaatctcatcattttttggaaaaatgaagtttgtaccaacaaattttggtttttaattgaaacagaaagtctcttaagacgaaagtctatttttcgactcaccaattggtttcaaataaaaatctatcaaaattgttaaaaaaccaaAGGAAAACCATCTCTACGTCGATGGAATGGAAGATTTAACTACAAAACAGGaccatgttctaaataaaactgtttacttaAGTGAAAtgcgagaagaaaaagatgagccctttttgatcttgaatttctgttcgggaaagacgtgccttggtagctgattcctcggAATTGCACTTCCCCATTAATAGTAATCCCCTAGCCTCTACCTGTCGCATAAGTCAtggaaaaactgctctaggtgggaattttgttcaataaagtTGATCGATTTTGGATCTCGTAGAAtaactatcgatttttgatcttgaaaaatACTTTGTACATCTTCCTCAGTTAAATCcacaacattcacaaatacactgattgattcgcgtttatataaccatgttgtcgtctacaaaaactgaaggtaaacatttcagtggattatcattataacaatcgtcgttttatataaattcttttcgtacaatatatttactttcgtaatcacatcgacaattgttttattggtaacatattctgcgagtccagattgaaaaagataaaaaaaagttattttctgacgaTGATCCCCTTAAACGGCGTCGGGAATAACtcctaaactaagtaatcttatggtagaactgGGAGAGTGgaattgcaataaaaaaatatccacataACCCATTTCGTTAATCCACAAACTGAAAACgcgcgagaaagactcattaagtaaataaaaaagaagtaaaaaaagttaaaccaaataaaaaaaaaggacgaaagtatgttgaaatcgtttgacatagataaatcaacaacaaccaatgaaaataaaacattttgggtgtTCCATACTTcccactaaaatcctccaatcatattagaataaaacaccgCAAGatgttatgcgtagtgaataactctcaaaaaaaaactttattaaaaacgttagagcaacttaattgggataaataaatgatagttatactttagcccaactttattgggatacataaatgatagttatactttagcccaactttattggtttacataaataatagttatactttagctcAACTTTATTGGGacacataaatgatagttatacttaggcccaaccaggtttgaatcacagtcccaccaagtttaggagacttggtccaagtctgggcctatacctgacccatcgtaaaatcccatatgggaaacaataagatgctttgaatatggagctcctcgaggaagtcttgagattgaaatttgttataatacacgtatatagaaacgaaattttataataaatctgaattagcattacaagtaatttcgtattgaaacat
This DNA window, taken from Diorhabda sublineata isolate icDioSubl1.1 unplaced genomic scaffold, icDioSubl1.1 Dsub_152, whole genome shotgun sequence, encodes the following:
- the LOC130452086 gene encoding ATP-dependent DNA helicase pif1-like, which produces MRVQLQNDPSAQIFSEQLLDIGNGKIELQPNTQCIKLPDNFCTVVQDKNELIQSIFPDIQNNYLNHEWLSQRAILAAKNVDVDEINFQIQQLLPGDLMSFKSIDTVVDENESVNFPIEFLNSLDIPGMPPHNLRLKIGSPIILLRNLNPPQLCNGTRLVIKKITGNILEATILAGKFKGKVVLLPRIPMIPSDSTIPFKRLQFPIRLAFAMSINKSQGQTMSICGLDLENPCFSHGQLYVACSRVGKPSNLFVLAKDRLTKNIVHRLVLN